A genomic region of Methanosarcina thermophila TM-1 contains the following coding sequences:
- a CDS encoding UPF0147 family protein: MIRVSSNDSAEVIKQCLQVLESINSDSSVPRNIRRSVNEIMDILNNESEPLFLRAASSISILEDISNDPNLPLHTRTLIWNLSSQLETIPVDE, from the coding sequence TCATCAAATGATTCAGCAGAAGTTATCAAACAATGTCTTCAGGTCCTGGAAAGTATAAACAGCGACTCTTCAGTTCCAAGAAATATCAGACGTTCCGTGAATGAAATTATGGACATACTGAACAACGAGTCTGAACCTCTCTTTCTTAGAGCTGCATCAAGCATCTCCATTCTTGAAGATATAAGCAATGATCCTAACCTTCCCCTGCACACAAGAACTTTGATATGGAATCTTTCAAGTCAGCTTGAGACCATTCCTGTAGATGAATAA